Sequence from the Flavobacterium sp. TR2 genome:
CGTCATATACTGCAAGGATGGAGAAAAGGATAAGTAAAATTGTGGTAATGATAATTGCTGTTTCCATTTATTTTTAATTTAATAGAAAGCAAAAATAGGAAGCCGTCCGTAATGGATGAAAGGACAAATGTCCTCGAATTTGCTGGGTGATTTCTTTTCTTATGCGGCTTAAAGTCCTGCGTGTTATTCCAAGATAGCTTGCAATGTCATATACTGAAGCCTTGTTTACAACAGCAGGCTGTTCTTTAAGCATACGAATGTATTTTTCCTTTGCGTTTTCATTGCATAAGACACTGGCATACTGCTCCATCACCATATACTGCCGTTCGGCAATTGTCCTTCCTATATTCTGCCAGAGAGTACTCTTCTGATAGAGAATTTGGAGTTCAGTGTAACTGATTGTTATAAGTTCGGTATCTTCTACAGCCTGAATGGAAAGTTCCGAAGGCTGCTGGGAGATAAAGCTTTTATATGAAGCTGTGAGATTATTTTCAGTGCAGAAGCAGGAAGTCACTTCTTCGGATTTTTCATTTACATAGTAAGTTCTGAGCAGCCCTTTTTTAATAAAAGCGGCTTCATGTGAGGTTTTCCCGATTTCTGCAAAATAACTGTTTCGGGATAATGTCCTTGTTTTGAAATACGGACTGTAATTTTCAAACTCCTGATCGCTGAGAGGCACGATGCTCTTTAAAAACAATTTAAAACTTTCCATAGCAGGTTTTATTTCGATACTTTAATATGCTTTTCTAAGCATAAACGCGTAAACGTCAGGAAGAGGACTTTTTCAATAGCGCGGGCTGCTTTTTCAATATCACAAGGAACTCTTATGAATTCCACTTTTATACCGTCTTTTTTGGAAAGATTGCTGCTTTTTTCAATGGTTATGACCGCATAACAGCTGTCTGGATTTCTATCTTTTGGTTTTCCAACTGCCCCTGCATTAATGGCATGAAAATAACTGCCTTTTTTATTGGGATTTTCTAGTATTCGATGATACGGCAGATGAGAATGTCCGCAGATGAGAATGTCCGCAGATAAGAATGTCTGTATTGGAATCAAGAAAGATGTCAGTGAAATCTTTCTCATTTTTGTCCTCAAGCAGATATTCCCTGTTGCTGTAAGGATTCCCATGAACCATCAAAATCTTTATAAGTTTGTTGGCTGTCTGGTATTCAAGTTTAATATGGGCAGGAAGAGCAGAAAGATATTTTATCTGCTCTTTACCCACAATCTGATATGCGTAGCTTTCAATGTCATTTGAACCGT
This genomic interval carries:
- a CDS encoding metallophosphoesterase family protein, giving the protein MRIAIISEIHANFPALEQTLKSIEEQNIDAVYCLGDLVGYNLCPNAMINEIRKKHIPTLAGNHDVKAVEINNDGSNDIESYAYQIVGKEQIKYLSALPAHIKLEYQTANKLIKILMVHGNPYSNREYLLEDKNEKDFTDIFLDSNTDILICGHSHLRTFSSAVSSNTRKSQ
- a CDS encoding Crp/Fnr family transcriptional regulator codes for the protein MESFKLFLKSIVPLSDQEFENYSPYFKTRTLSRNSYFAEIGKTSHEAAFIKKGLLRTYYVNEKSEEVTSCFCTENNLTASYKSFISQQPSELSIQAVEDTELITISYTELQILYQKSTLWQNIGRTIAERQYMVMEQYASVLCNENAKEKYIRMLKEQPAVVNKASVYDIASYLGITRRTLSRIRKEITQQIRGHLSFHPLRTASYFCFLLN